The sequence ACGGCACGTCGTGGCCGGGCCGGAAGACGCCGTTGTCGAAGACCAGCAGCCGGCCGTCGTCCAGTTCGGTGGGCGCGTGCTGCTGGCTGACCGTGCCGGGAGGGCTGCGCCAGAGGATCTCGCCGGTCTCGCGGCTGATGACGACGACGGCCGATACGCTGCGCAGGCTGGCGAGGATGTTGCCGTCCCGCAGAGGCGTGACACCGTTGATGAGGGGCCAGTGTTCACGGGCGTACGCCTCGTGCAGCGGGAAGGACGCGCGGTCGAGGTGCTCGGCGGCGCGCCAGGACCACAGGAGTTCATCGTTCGGGCCGACCTCCCTGATGGTGTCCGCCCAGACGATGCCGCCCGCGGCTTCGGAGCCGGGCGCTCCGCCCTGTACGGCCGCCGCTTGGGCGCCGGTCAGGGCCTCCAGGGCCGTATAGAGTATCCGGCCGTCTTCGAGGTGGTGGGCGTCGTGGTGCTGGAGGGGGTCGCGATGCTCGCGCAGTACCGTGCCGTCGGGTGCGGCGCGGAGCATGACGCCGCCCCGGTACCTGTGCCACATCGGGAAGAGGGCCTTCTCCCCCGGGAGTACCCCGTTGTAGGCGAGGGTTCCGTCAGCCAGGAGACGGGCGTGACGGCCGGGCCGGTAGGGGAGGTCCCAGCGGTGGACGGTGCGGCCGTGGATGTCGACGAGGTAGACCTCGCCGCTGCCGGTGAGCGGCGCGTAGAGGGTGTAGCCGTCGCACACGGCCGTCTCGTCGAGGGCGATGAGACCGGTGGGACGCCGGCGGCGTGAGTTCTGGTCGATCGATGGCACGTCGCAACTCCTCGTTCTTTCAAATTTTCTTTGATGTGATCAATTGAATTTGACAGTAGAGACGTTGTGTGACGGGCGTGTGTCGGCAGTACGAAACCGCCTGCGGCCTCTCGGCGGGTGCCGCGTAAGGTGCCGTCAGGCATCGGCGACCAGCGAGAACGGCGCCGCGGGGCGGGAAGGGACGGGACAACCATGGAGGCCGGGAACACACTTCGGGTCGGTGCTGCCGTACGCCGTCGCCGCCGGGCACTCGATCTGACGCTCGCCGAAGTGGCACGGCGCAGCGGGCTCTCCTCGCCGTTCCTGAGCCAGATCGAGAACGACCGGGCGCGCCCCAGCATGCGCTCGTTGCAGCGGATCGCGGACGCCC comes from Streptomyces sp. SCL15-4 and encodes:
- a CDS encoding aryl-sulfate sulfotransferase; this encodes MPSIDQNSRRRRPTGLIALDETAVCDGYTLYAPLTGSGEVYLVDIHGRTVHRWDLPYRPGRHARLLADGTLAYNGVLPGEKALFPMWHRYRGGVMLRAAPDGTVLREHRDPLQHHDAHHLEDGRILYTALEALTGAQAAAVQGGAPGSEAAGGIVWADTIREVGPNDELLWSWRAAEHLDRASFPLHEAYAREHWPLINGVTPLRDGNILASLRSVSAVVVISRETGEILWRSPPGTVSQQHAPTELDDGRLLVFDNGVFRPGHDVPYSRVIEIDRAGEDIVWEYHDPAREFFFAPFMGSAQRLPNGNTLVTDSPSGRLFEVTKDGYLCWEYVVPYFAGYRESEVRGLFPSEPNAVFRAYRYTAADIPWLDVTA